In the genome of Bacteroidetes Order II. bacterium, one region contains:
- a CDS encoding carbamoyltransferase: MNILGLSCYYHDAAACLVQDGRVVAAVQEEAFTRKKHDPDFPRHAVAFCLRQANITIGDVDHVVFYEKPFLKFERLLETYVANAPFGWPSFLKAMPIWLKQKLWIPDLIQKELNWEGKVLFTEHHESHAASAFYPSPFQEAAFLTMDGVGEWATSSWGVGSGNKLRIQAALNFPHSLGLLYSAFTYFTGFRVNSGEYKLMGLAPYGEPRYVQKIYDHLISVKEDGSYRLNLDYFTYMTGLRMTGKRFESLFGGPARTPESPITQREMDLARSVQVVTEEIMLKTARHIRKETHAENLCLAGGVALNCVANGRLLREAGFRKIWVQPASGDAGGALGAALLVWHDYAKQDRSASERAFFDPYLGPSFADDDIRAFLESEKIPCEEVGYEALPERTATLLAQQQTVGWFQGRMEFGPRALGNRSILADPRGTDVQKNVNLKIKFRESFRPFAPSVLRHRVQDWFDLEADSPYMLLVAPVKGWKAPDEAGSENIQTRLEERQAHSTIPAVTHVDGSARIQTVHPELNPLYHRLLTAFEALTDCPVLVNTSFNVRGEPIVCSPKEAFTCFVRTHLDVLVLGPFLITKQMLPLSLQKAFSPDEIAEVYGLD, translated from the coding sequence TTGAATATTCTTGGTTTATCCTGTTACTATCACGATGCTGCGGCTTGTTTGGTACAAGACGGACGGGTGGTGGCTGCCGTCCAAGAAGAAGCCTTTACACGCAAAAAGCATGACCCCGACTTCCCACGACACGCTGTGGCCTTTTGCCTTAGACAGGCCAATATTACCATAGGCGATGTGGACCATGTGGTTTTTTATGAAAAACCGTTTCTGAAGTTCGAACGCCTGTTGGAAACGTATGTAGCCAATGCACCTTTTGGCTGGCCTTCTTTTTTGAAAGCCATGCCCATTTGGCTAAAACAGAAACTGTGGATTCCCGACCTGATCCAAAAAGAATTGAACTGGGAAGGAAAAGTCCTATTTACCGAACACCACGAGAGCCATGCAGCCAGTGCGTTTTATCCCTCACCCTTTCAGGAAGCCGCTTTCCTGACTATGGATGGCGTGGGTGAGTGGGCGACCTCCAGTTGGGGGGTTGGAAGTGGGAATAAACTTCGGATTCAGGCCGCGTTGAATTTTCCACACTCTTTGGGGCTGCTCTACTCGGCTTTTACCTACTTCACGGGCTTTCGGGTAAACTCTGGCGAGTACAAGTTGATGGGTCTTGCGCCCTATGGCGAACCTCGGTATGTCCAAAAAATTTATGACCATCTGATTTCCGTAAAAGAAGACGGGTCTTATCGCCTGAACCTCGATTATTTCACGTATATGACAGGGTTAAGGATGACCGGGAAGCGGTTTGAATCTTTGTTTGGAGGTCCGGCCCGAACGCCAGAGTCGCCCATCACTCAGCGAGAAATGGACTTAGCACGCTCGGTGCAGGTGGTGACGGAGGAAATTATGCTAAAAACCGCCCGCCACATTCGGAAAGAAACCCACGCCGAAAACCTGTGCTTGGCCGGTGGTGTTGCCTTGAATTGTGTGGCTAATGGTCGGTTGTTACGAGAGGCTGGATTTCGGAAAATATGGGTGCAGCCCGCTTCCGGAGATGCAGGTGGAGCGCTTGGGGCTGCCCTATTGGTTTGGCATGATTATGCCAAACAAGACAGAAGCGCCTCTGAGAGGGCTTTTTTTGATCCTTACCTGGGGCCCTCCTTTGCCGATGATGACATTCGGGCATTTCTCGAATCCGAAAAAATTCCATGTGAAGAAGTGGGCTATGAAGCCCTTCCGGAAAGAACGGCAACGCTACTTGCCCAGCAACAAACAGTCGGATGGTTTCAAGGACGGATGGAGTTTGGTCCGAGGGCACTAGGAAATCGTTCCATTTTGGCCGATCCAAGAGGCACGGATGTACAAAAAAACGTCAATCTGAAGATTAAATTCAGAGAAAGTTTTCGGCCATTTGCTCCTTCGGTACTGCGGCACCGCGTACAAGACTGGTTTGATTTGGAGGCTGATAGCCCATATATGTTGCTGGTTGCCCCTGTTAAAGGGTGGAAGGCTCCGGATGAGGCAGGCTCAGAAAACATACAGACCCGTTTAGAAGAGCGCCAAGCGCATTCCACCATTCCGGCTGTCACCCATGTGGACGGGTCGGCACGCATTCAAACCGTACATCCAGAGCTTAACCCTCTCTATCATCGTCTGTTGACCGCTTTTGAAGCGTTGACGGATTGTCCGGTGTTGGTGAATACCAGTTTTAATGTGCGTGGCGAACCCATTGTATGCAGTCCGAAAGAGGCGTTTACGTGCTTTGTCCGAACCCATTTAGACGTCCTGGTTTTGGGTCCATTCCTCATTACGAAGCAAATGCTCCCACTTAGCCTGCAAAAAGCTTTCTCGCCCGATGAAATTGCCGAGGTGTATGGATTGGATTAA